CGGCGTCGCGCGGCAGGCTGCACGCGAGGGCGCCGCAGGCGAGCAGCGCGCGGGCGAATGCCTTGGAGTCCATGCGCCGGCCGCGGGCAAGGGGCGGGCCCGCGTTCGCCGAGTGCGGTCGTGCGTCGATTCGGTACCGCAGCGTCTCGAGCGCGTAGCACCTTGGGCGAAGGGGGGGGAGCCCCCCTGGGACCTAGGGACCGCGCGTGTCGCGCGCCTCGTCGAGCTGCACGCGCAGCGGCGGCATGCCGACGATCTCGTACGTCCCCGACGCGAGCCCCAGCCCCGCCGCGTCGAACTCGGCGATGATGTCTCGGCTCATGCGGTCCTTCACGCCGCGCGCGCCCCGCTCGCGTGTCGTGAAGCGGACCGACATGTCGATCCAGTTGTCGGTGAGCCGCCAGTAGACCGCGGGCCCCAGCGACACCTCGTCGGGGAGGAAGTAGCGCTCGCGCAGCCGCTCGAGCGCACCCTTCGCATCGCGCGCGATGTCGTCCGTGTGCCGGCGGGCCACGTCGAGCAGGATCGACTCGGCCCGCGCGCGGTCGGCGTCGTAGCGGATCGGGATGTGGATCTCCTCGAACAGGAACGGGAACTCGCGCGTGTAGTTGTAGACCGGCGTGTCGAAGATCTTGTCGTTGGTCACGCGGACGATCCGCCCCGTGTACTGGCGCGCGCTCACCCACACCGACGGCGGATCTCCCTGCTCGCCCGGCGGCTCGCCCATCTCCATGACGGCCGTCTGCATGAAGCCCAGCTGCACGACGTCGCCGCGAACGCCGCCCATCGTGATGCGGTCGCCGACCGTGAAGACGCGGCCCCGCAGGATGATGAAGTACGCGGCGAACGACGTGATGACGCGCTGCAGCGCGACCGCGATCCCCGCCGTCACGAGCCCCGCCGCCGTCGCCAGCCGCCCGGGCTCATCGAACCAGATCGACACGACGCCGAACAGCAGCAGCGCGACCGTCGCGAGGCTGACGACCTGCCGCGTCCAGAAGCGCGTGCGCTCGGTGTGCTCGTTCGTTCGCCGGCGATGCCCCGCCCATCCGACCGCCCAGCCGATCACCGTGCGCAGCACGAACAGCGCGACGATGAGCGCGACCGTCAGCAGCAGCTTGCGGCCGGTGTCGGCGCCGAGGCCGAGCAGGCGGACTCCGAAGACGTTCATGCGATCCCTCGGGTGGTCGAACGCCCCGAGGGCGTAGCAGACCGCAGGCCGTCGCGCGGCGAGTCGGGGTTTGGACGGCTCCACGTACGAGTGCGCGTGGGACTGAAGCACGTACGTGGAGCCCTGCCCGGCGCGACCCAGCGCGGTGCGCGGTTACGTTTCGCCCATGCTCACCTGCCGCGCGATCCTGTTCGACCTCGACGGCGTGCTCGCCGATTCCATCGCCGCCGTGGAACGCGCGTGGCGCGCATTCGCCGACCGCCACGCGCTCGACGGCGACGACATCGTCACGCGCGTGCACGGCCGCCGCGCCGTCGACAGCGTGCGGGCGATCGCGCCGCACGCCGACGTCGATGCGGAGATCGCGTGGCTCGAGGCGATGGAGGCCGGCGACACGAGCGACGTCGTCGCGCTTCCGGGCGCGGCGGAGGTGCTCCACGTGCTGCCCCCCGATCGGTGGACGGTCGTGACGTCGGGCACGCGGCCGGTGGCGGAGGCGCGGCTGCGCGCCGCGGGGCTGCCGATCCCGCGGCACATGGTGGCCGCGGGCGAGATCACGCGCGGCAAGCCGGACCCCGAGGGCTACCTGCGTGGGGCCGATCGGCTCGGCGTGGCTCCCACCGACTGCGTCGTGGTGGAGGACGCGCCGCCGGGGGCCGCGGCGGCGCGCGCGGCGGGGATGGGGCTCCTCGCACTCACGACGACGCACGACGCGGCGGCGATGGCGGGCGCGGATCTCGTCGTGCCGAACCTCGCCGCGGTCGAGGTGACGGTGCACGGCGATCGGATCGTGATCGCGTCGCGGGGGCGCGGTCGTGCGTCGTGAGGGTTACGTCGGCAGGTTCGGCGTGCGCGATCCTGGGCGAAGGGGGGGAGCCCCCCCTGGTGACTACGATCCGCCGAGCGACGCGCTGAGGCCGAGGGAGTACGTGATCGAGTGCTCCTGCGTGCGCACGTAGCCGGGGCGTACCTCGAGGCGCAGCGCGAGCGGTCCCTTCGACTCCGGCTTGATCTGCGCGCCGACGACGTACTGCAGTCCGAGCTTCGCCCCACTCGGCGCACCCCCGCCGGACAGCCAGTTCTCGCTCACGGAGCCGCCCGCGTACGGGGTGACCGCGCCGCCGCCGCCCGGCTGCAGGGTGACGTCGAGCGAGCCGCTCGTCTGGCTCGGTCCCCCGTTCTCCTGCTTCTGGTAGTCGGCGGCGAGCGACGTCCCGAGCTGCACGGGGTCCGTCTTCTGTCCCCAGGTGAGCTGGAACTGCGCCCCGCCGCCCCACGAGTTCTGGTGCGTCTCCGTCGTGCGGGCCCAGTTGGCGTGCCCCTCGATGGCCTTCTGCTGCGCGCCGAGCGTGCCCGCCGCGACCGCGACGGCGACGCAGACGGTGAGCGTGCGGTGATGCATGGGATCTCCGGTGAAACGGTGGTGTCCCATGTATAGGCAGGCGGCGCGCCACGGCGGCTGCCGGCGCCGCGCGACTCGCGTCGCTCGGCCACGCATCGGCCCCGGCGGCTCGCCGGCCGACGCCTCCGCGGCTAGCGTGGTCGGAGGTCCACCCCTTCCCCGGGCCCTACCGCCATGCGCCGCCTCGCCGCCCCGCTCGCGATCGCCGCCGCCCTCGCCGGCCCTGCCGCCGCGCAGGGGACGTTCCCGCCGCAGCGGCTCGAGAACCTGAAGGTGCTGCCGAAGGACATCCCGGTGCGCGCGCTCATCGATACGATGGCCGGCTTCACCCGCGCGCTCGGCGTCCGCTGCACGTACTGCCACGTCGGCAAGGAGGGCGAGCCGCTCGCGAGCTACGACTTCAAGGCAGACGAGAAGCCGGAGAAGGAGAAGGCGCGCGTGATGCTGCGCATGGTCGCGGGGATCAACGGCGACCATCTCACGAAGCTCGCGACGCGGCGCGAGCCGGCGGTGGGTGTGGCGTGCGCGACGTGCCACCGCGGCGTCACGGTGCCGCGCACGCTCCAGCAGATGCTGCTCAGCGCCTACGACGCCGGCGGCGCGGACTCGGCGGAGTCGACGTACAACGCGCTGCGCGAGCGGTACTACGCACGCGCGGCGTACGACTTCGGCGAGGTGGCGCTGGCCGACGTCGGCGCCGCGCTGCGGGCGCGCGGGAATCTGCCGGACGCTCTCCGCTTCTATCTGCTGAACACGCGGATGGTGCCCACGTCCGGCTTCGCGTTCCGCATGGCCGCCGACGCGCAGCTCGCCGCGGGCGACACCACGGCCGCACGCGCGAGCCTCGAGCGGGCGCTGGAGATCGCGCCTAACGATCCGCAGGCAGGGCGCATCCTTGACACGCTGAGGAAACCATAGCCGCCGCACGCGGAGACGCGGAGAACGCGGAGAACCGCACCCATGATGGGGCAGTCCTCCACGTTCTCCGCGTCTCCGCGTGCGATGACGAGCCTACGGGCGGTCCTTGAACTGCTTGTAGAGCTCCGAGTGCTTCGTGTCGAGCGGCACCGGGCGGCCGTCGATGAAGAGGTACTTCGTGTCGGTCCGCGCCTCGAGGATGTCGCCCGTCGTGACGACGACGTTCGCGATCTTGCCCGGCTCCAGGCTGCCTAACCGATCGCCGACGCCGAGGATCTGCGCCGGCCAGAGGGTCACGGACTTCAGCGCGTTGTCCTTCGAGAGGCCGAACGCGGCCGCCATGCCGGCCGTGTACGGGAGGTTGCGCACCTCCGAGCCGAGGTCGCCCGACGTGATCGCGAAGCGCACGCCGGCCGCGGCGAGCTTCGCGGGCGCGGCGTAGTTCACGTCGTACGGGTCGTCCTCGCGCGACGGCAGGTCCATCACGCCGCCGAGCAGCACCGGCACGTCGTGCTGCTTGAGGAACGCCGCCACCTGCACCGCGTCGCGGCCGCCGAGGATCACCGGCTTGAGCTTGTTCTCCTCGGCGAACGCCACCGCCTCGCGGATGTCGTTCGCGCGGTCGGCGACGAACAGCACCGACATCTGGCCGCGCACCGCGGGCACGAGCGACGCCAGCACGACGTCCTGCTTCGGGCGCGGGATCGACTTGTCCTTCGCGTACGCGTCCTGCACGTCGCCGTACGCGGCGGCGTCCTTCAGCATCGACTTCAGCGAGTCGAGCTGGAGCTGGCGCGTGCGGGCGACTTCCTGCTGGTTCTGCGCGCCGGCGAACGCCGCGAAGCCGCCTCGGCGGCC
This DNA window, taken from Gemmatirosa kalamazoonensis, encodes the following:
- a CDS encoding mechanosensitive ion channel family protein — its product is MNVFGVRLLGLGADTGRKLLLTVALIVALFVLRTVIGWAVGWAGHRRRTNEHTERTRFWTRQVVSLATVALLLFGVVSIWFDEPGRLATAAGLVTAGIAVALQRVITSFAAYFIILRGRVFTVGDRITMGGVRGDVVQLGFMQTAVMEMGEPPGEQGDPPSVWVSARQYTGRIVRVTNDKIFDTPVYNYTREFPFLFEEIHIPIRYDADRARAESILLDVARRHTDDIARDAKGALERLRERYFLPDEVSLGPAVYWRLTDNWIDMSVRFTTRERGARGVKDRMSRDIIAEFDAAGLGLASGTYEIVGMPPLRVQLDEARDTRGP
- a CDS encoding HAD-IA family hydrolase yields the protein MLTCRAILFDLDGVLADSIAAVERAWRAFADRHALDGDDIVTRVHGRRAVDSVRAIAPHADVDAEIAWLEAMEAGDTSDVVALPGAAEVLHVLPPDRWTVVTSGTRPVAEARLRAAGLPIPRHMVAAGEITRGKPDPEGYLRGADRLGVAPTDCVVVEDAPPGAAAARAAGMGLLALTTTHDAAAMAGADLVVPNLAAVEVTVHGDRIVIASRGRGRAS
- a CDS encoding c-type cytochrome, which translates into the protein MRRLAAPLAIAAALAGPAAAQGTFPPQRLENLKVLPKDIPVRALIDTMAGFTRALGVRCTYCHVGKEGEPLASYDFKADEKPEKEKARVMLRMVAGINGDHLTKLATRREPAVGVACATCHRGVTVPRTLQQMLLSAYDAGGADSAESTYNALRERYYARAAYDFGEVALADVGAALRARGNLPDALRFYLLNTRMVPTSGFAFRMAADAQLAAGDTTAARASLERALEIAPNDPQAGRILDTLRKP
- a CDS encoding amidohydrolase family protein codes for the protein MNRFALAAVVAALAPALAPVAARAQLGSYNPPPGPQGTFAITHARIVPVSGAEIPNGTVVISGGKIQAVGANVAVPNGAQVIDATGLSVYPGMMDAGTSIGLQEIPQGAASTVDIAETGNFNPNAQAFFGINPHSAHVGVARVVGITHVLSHPTGGVISGQAALINLAGSTVPQMAVEPRAAMVIELPRAGFGGGRRGGFAAFAGAQNQQEVARTRQLQLDSLKSMLKDAAAYGDVQDAYAKDKSIPRPKQDVVLASLVPAVRGQMSVLFVADRANDIREAVAFAEENKLKPVILGGRDAVQVAAFLKQHDVPVLLGGVMDLPSREDDPYDVNYAAPAKLAAAGVRFAITSGDLGSEVRNLPYTAGMAAAFGLSKDNALKSVTLWPAQILGVGDRLGSLEPGKIANVVVTTGDILEARTDTKYLFIDGRPVPLDTKHSELYKQFKDRP